Proteins encoded together in one Pseudomonas sp. TCU-HL1 window:
- the dsbG gene encoding thiol:disulfide interchange protein DsbG, which produces MTRLKHLTCVLAGIGLSTITAAHATEWPAPIKVVEARGARVVGTFEAPGGLKGYAARYNGQGLALYLTPDGEHVLVGSLLDAKGSDLSQEPLEQLVYQPMGKEMWERMEKSAWIADGSPKATRIVYLFSDPNCPYCNLFWQQARPWVESGKVQLRHIMVGMLRPDSAGKAAALLGAKDPQAALNAHEAAGKASTLKPQDKVPGEVRKHLAENLDLMGEMGAQATPTVFYLDDKGRLQQQQGVPQPEALARIMGSQPE; this is translated from the coding sequence GTGACGCGACTCAAACATCTGACCTGTGTACTGGCCGGCATCGGCCTCTCCACCATCACTGCCGCCCACGCTACCGAATGGCCGGCGCCGATCAAGGTCGTGGAGGCCCGTGGTGCCAGAGTGGTCGGTACCTTCGAAGCGCCAGGCGGGCTCAAGGGCTACGCCGCCAGGTACAACGGCCAAGGCCTGGCACTCTATCTCACGCCCGATGGCGAGCATGTGCTGGTGGGCAGCCTGCTCGACGCCAAGGGCTCGGACCTGAGCCAGGAACCGCTGGAACAGCTCGTGTACCAGCCCATGGGCAAGGAAATGTGGGAGCGGATGGAAAAGAGCGCCTGGATCGCCGACGGCAGCCCCAAGGCCACGCGCATCGTCTATCTGTTCAGCGACCCGAACTGCCCCTACTGCAACCTGTTCTGGCAACAGGCGCGGCCCTGGGTCGAGTCCGGCAAGGTGCAGTTGCGCCACATCATGGTCGGCATGCTGCGCCCGGACAGCGCCGGCAAGGCCGCCGCCCTACTCGGCGCCAAGGATCCCCAGGCCGCCCTCAACGCGCACGAAGCGGCCGGCAAGGCCAGTACCTTGAAGCCGCAGGACAAGGTGCCGGGTGAGGTCCGCAAACATCTGGCGGAGAACCTCGACCTGATGGGTGAAATGGGCGCCCAGGCGACGCCTACCGTGTTCTACCTGGATGACAAGGGCCGCCTGCAGCAACAGCAGGGCGTGCCGCAGCCCGAAGCCCTGGCGAGGATCATGGGCTCGCAGCCCGAGTGA